GCGCAGCTACATGTTGCAGGTTTCGGCGTACGTGCAGGTTCTTCAGGTCCCCATGGCGCACGACCTCAAGGTCTGTGTCTATAGGTTGCCTGTTTTATGGAGAATGAAGATGGTCAGCTGTAGAAGGTAAAGAGAGGCATAAAAAATCGATTGATGGGGGAATTAATTGGGGCAGTAGAAACGTCAATCTTAATTGAGGAAATCAATTGGTGCGTTCTCGGAAGGAAGGAACCGAGAAGGAAGAGCCAACTGGGGGCGTGCTCTTCTTTAAAAAAAAACTGCAGGGGCGTGGAGTACGGGCTGCAAATCTGAGCCACTTGTGGTCAATCAAACGGCTGACAGAATTTAAGATGACGTGGATGCATGAGAAGGCAGGAAAATCAGGTAGTGGGGGctcctatttagatatagtagatgACATATAGTGGAGGATGAAAGAATTGTAACGGCATTTTCCCCATGTGCAGAATTGTAATGACATTTCGCCAACTCATGGAAGTTGTAGTGGCATAGATTCAATTAACCCTCGTTAACATACTCAATATTTCGGAGAACAtgaataaatcatggatattacgTTGATTCATATCCAAACTAACATTATCGTTGTAAAACATTAGCTTCATAGAGCTTATTTATTCTCGTGTGGTCCCTACACACAGTCTCTTATTTTTTTGCGGGCAGTCCTTACACACACTCAACTAGTACTAGTAGCATGCTTGTAGTATTATCCTCGGGGGTCCATTTACGCAGCCAAGGCATGGACACCGCCAATGTGCCGAAACTTGGAGACGGCACAATCTGTGGAGAAGAGGCCCGACGAGAAGTACTTTGGCGCGCCACCCATGATGGGCATCTTGGCAGTGACATTCATCTTATTGACGTAGTTAGACCGATAGGTTTGGCCAAGCACGCCATCGACAACGTCACTGAGGGAATGGAACTTGAAGCGAAAGTCAAGGTGGACGAGACTGTCCTTCGCGGTCTTGCCATAGCTGTGGATCTTAGAGTCCTCGTCCGTGATCGGCACGGCGCTGGCCGAGATGCTGAACACATTGGCGAGATCCACCTTGATGGAGTTAACGACGTCTGTGCGTTGCAGGGATAGACCGGATTGGGCCTTGGACACCCACTGGGCATTGTTGGCGGTGTCTATATTGATGGGCCCCCCGTTGAAGGTTATATCGATGTGatcctcgtcctcctcccacaCGACGGCCTTACGAGCGCCTACATAGAGGCGGTGGTCGCCGAAGGTGACACCGATGGCTTGTATCCATGTGAAGTTCCTCTTATACACGGGGTTGTGGTTGCCGATAAAGTGCGCGTTGATGTGGAGATCGACGTCGGAGACGATGCAGAAATCCTGGTCCTTCCTGCCGTGGAAGTAGTAGGTGACACCGTCGCCGCCAGTGAAGCTAGGGTCGCCACACGAAGTGCCTGGAAACTCCACACACCCTACATACAAGGATCAAACTCAAATGTGTATAAATCGACACTAATCCAAAAGTGAAATTTAAATTTGTTATGCAACACATTGATGGACATATGTTCGAcccccgctcgggcgactcgggcgCGTACCCAGCCCTAGCCGCCCCCGCTCCCGAATCCACCTTccctcaccccgccgccgccgggatGCACCTGGGgaccgacggcggtggcggggatcctcctctctcccgcgtctCATGGGTGGTGTGGAGTCCCTTGCGCATGCGTAGGCGTGGCAGATCTGGCGGCGAcgatgatggcggcggcggcggtggctggccCTATCGCGGGCGACAGCGACTGCGGCGCGTCGGGCAGCccggtcacaggcggcggcgggcggcggcttggTGGCACCTCTAGTCAGATCTGATATGGCCGGTGCAGCCAGTGGTGGTGGCCATCTCCTTCGtcggaggtggtcggcctgaggctggatGGTCACATCTCGGGATCCGTCATCTAGTTCCGGCTGCGAGTCGGGAAGACAtgattgccggtgaaaaccgagccgatggcAGGCGATGGTGGCGTTTTGCGccattaccttgatgaaggcatcgtggtGCAATTCGTCCCACCTATCTAGATCAAAGAAAACGCTTCTTCTATGGTTGCTATACCCAGAGAGTCATGAAACTCGCATGCAACTTAGAATCAGATTCTTCCACCGAAGGTCCCTATCACGTTCCAGGTCTAGTTAGCTGAGATCTGATAGGGCCCGCATGCCCTTGATTGCAATATCTTATATAACACTAAGCCCTCCTTCAAGCaccactgcacggagctatgctgaATGAAAAAAGAAGAACCATTCACCAATTCCAGCGGAAATAGAACGCAAATAATAGGTAATTTCAGGGTAAACTAAGATCTAAAAACATGGCCCAACTGCTGCCGGTCGGGACAGACAGGAAAGGGGGCGGGGATAAGCTTGTGAAGAAGCAAGCTTATTGCCCCACCCCCCAAAAACAAACCGACCCAGCAAGAAAATGTATGCGCTTTAGCAACAAAGCGCTCATCCCTTGCTTGCTGCTTCGCGTTCTTTCTATTCCATCCCAGTCCATTCCGGGATAGGCGGCTAATAGAATCTAATATGTGCAGTAGTCGTCGTCTGACCAATCGGCTCGGACACCAGACCACTTGTGCCCGCCCATTCTGTCTCGCCCTAAATGGAATGGCTCTCTTAGTTACGCTGTGCCCCGACCCGAGTCCCCACGTCCGCTTTTATCCGTCCGCAACCCGGCCAACACAACATTAGGGCCGTCCCCCCCATTCTATGCTGACCCGGGCCGGGGCTCGCTTTTTGGGAAGCCCGTTCCCACCGCGCTCACGGCCCGGCTGGCCTGCCAGCGGTAGTGGGAATTCTCCCATTTCCTGGTCAAAAAAGGGTTGGTTGGATGCGGGATCTACTCCACGAGGAGCGGTACAGACGTAGATGATATCATCACGACCTCTCTTTGCGTACCGCTAGGGATGCTTAACGCCACTTCGCCAACTGGCATTACCTGCGCTTTCGTGTCTCTCGGTGTGGTCAGCACTGGGTGTTTCCGAGCAGCGAGGCTTACACCCGTTCGCATTAATTCATCCAAAGTTCCTTACCCTTATGCACGAATTTTGGAATAAGCCATCTTCCTATCAAGGTTAAGGAGTCAACTGAGCATCTCAGCGGCGGGATTGAATACCCGGATCGAATCAGAGTTCACGCCGCCCGCCCTGAACAAATAGAATAGGAGGTGTGGGCCACAGGTCACACATAAGCCATCGGATCGCACGACAGAAGAACACCCAACATAAAGAT
Above is a window of Triticum dicoccoides isolate Atlit2015 ecotype Zavitan chromosome 5B, WEW_v2.0, whole genome shotgun sequence DNA encoding:
- the LOC119309918 gene encoding uncharacterized protein LOC119309918 translates to MAQNATIACHRLGFHRQSCLPDSQPELDDGSRDVTIQPQADHLRRRRWPPPLAAPAISDLTRGATKPPPAAACDRAARRAAVAVARDRASHRRRRHHRRRQICHAYACARDSTPPMRRGREEDPRHRRRSPGCVEFPGTSCGDPSFTGGDGVTYYFHGRKDQDFCIVSDVDLHINAHFIGNHNPVYKRNFTWIQAIGVTFGDHRLYVGARKAVVWEEDEDHIDITFNGGPINIDTANNAQWVSKAQSGLSLQRTDVVNSIKVDLANVFSISASAVPITDEDSKIHSYGKTAKDSLVHLDFRFKFHSLSDVVDGVLGQTYRSNYVNKMNVTAKMPIMGGAPKYFSSGLFSTDCAVSKFRHIGGVHALAA